AACCGAGTAAGACAAAATCAGAAATACTGCACATCTACCATGAGGTCCAATTGTCTTTCACGCATAATGTAGTGATACCATTATCATTACCATTGGTGCTTTGACTttcccctggaactgacaggttaactcctgccaggggaaagAACCTACCGTGATCTTCAAGAGCCAAGATCAATCTTAAGGGGGTGGAATGTGACAGTCAGAACTAGAGACTCAGGAGTCCCAGTCTGGTTGGTAATATTTTTTCCTCTCCTTTCCAGTTCCAATTGTAACGAAATGTAACAGTAATGTAGCAATACCATTACCACTGGTAAGTCTGATATCATAGATACTAAAACTAAACTGGCCCAAGACCAATTCTTGCCAAGTACCATTTCTTCTCAGTGCgttttacatcattttatcgacacataaaattatacatgaaaaatatgtaacaatccactggcgagaaatggtaccaGGTGAGAATCAGTCTTAGGCCAGACAGTGGTATTGCATATGTCATTTTACAGCTCATGTTCAgcataaatataaacacaatatTGAAGAGTTGTAGTCTctccttttattgtttaataattgTAGAGCAGGCAATATACTTACCTTCTGTGAATGTGCTTTTTTATTTACGCTTCATACCCAACTCAAGAGTGACCATGTGCAACACTAATCATCACATTAATTTATCAGCGTGAACATCCTATGCAGCCACAATTAACATCCTTCCTGACAGGAAAGAGTATTTCCTGTTGCTTATCAAGTGGCACTGAATCCCTATATCCTGAACCAGTTTACAAATATTCATCCATGCATATCATGTCTGATAAAGTCACTCCGGCTTAcacagtgaccttgaccttcatTCTAAAAACGGGGGATTTTGTTTTATGCGATACATCATTTACATAATTACTCAGTCATGTCTGATAAAacataaaactaaaatattaatgtacatgAATCTGCTACAGTATTTGAAACGACCCAATCTGTTTGCAAAATCAAGCGAACAAGCGAAGTCATGGAAATGGTCGACGGATGTGCATGTACTAATTTAATATATGCACGACGCACTATAAAAATAATGCAAATGGCGTTTAAACATACATAGCATAATAAGTgcaatttttaattgtacacAATGTTTACCATGTAACACTTCTTACTCTATCTTTGTAAGTCCTagcttttgaaaataatctGTACCAAAGACGTCATCAGTGCAAATTCGCGTGAGGGTCACGAGCAAAATCCCagacaaagaaaacaaataaccGTCAAGTAATGGACCAAAATGTCTAAATAACGTTTTTCTGATACAGCTTTCACCCCAGCGATTTACAATGTAATAGGGAGGCGTCACCATAGCAAACTTTGTACCCTCGTCCTTGCTTGCATGTGGCATACCGAAAGTGCTTTTTTTTGTCATGCGATGGTGTTGcacttgaataaaataatgaaataaagtatACTTACATGGAATGTGTAGATGTTCTGGCACTTTTCAATGCTGTTATATTTAACGAATTAAACTGTATTTCAGAAAATATGCCATTTAGGTGAAGGACCTTCCCGCCATAGATCGTTTCCACACCATGAATCGCAAAATAATAGTGTCGTGTGTTGCGCATGTCCTCATTCATGGCGGGAGTTCCAAAAGTGGCAAAACGTAATCGATTTCCAAAGTGAATAAATTGTTAGCAGGGGCGTATTTAAATTCTTATATTGGTGCAACAAGAAACATTATATTTATctgatttaatatataaatcaactgtataactaatttaacatataaaaaagcTAATTGGAAATGCAAATTGAAAAATGCTGTTTTTTCTTGACATATTTcttgaagattttaaatgatataccATGTATATACGTATAGTCAAACAAATCAACatactttaaaatttcattttatttaccaatatttagtttttttaaaagaaaatctatgatttacataatattttttagtatttactagtattaatttatttcaatattttggcGTTTTTTTCTCAGAGGGTGGTTAATTTGTcggaaaataaagtttttgtcggaaaataaagtttttacaGAGTACAGCCAAATGCTGtgaaattttgtgattttatgataaattactGATTGCACATTTTATTGAAGGAGTGGGGCGGGGGCTGTATTCATAAAATCAAGATTCATTACAATGCCTCCTCCGTGATCAGAGCCCAACATGTATGCTATTTCATAGGGCaagccaaattcacaaaaaatgagctaaacacagtttaaaatatctaaaaacaatTATCTACATTCGTTAACTTTAGTAAAGAGTTGTCAATGATAGTTTCACAACCCTGGCCTCATGAGCCTGAAACTATATAACTTGATAATTCATTATCAGAGAAACTATATGTTATACAATCAGTttgatggttgttttcagtgCTACTTAATATTATGGTTATACACTTCTGAATCATATATGATCGGTTTAACTATGTTTTACAGCTGTGAAATACTAACGTTATAGTTTTCTGTCCGTAAAGTATAGTTTACAGCCGATAAACCTAATTCATCGACTGCGACACTATGGTtagctcatttttatgaatttaacatACCATACCTATAGACTGTAAATATGTTATGTATATATACCTCTATTTTAGTATGAATTTATCATACACggttaaattttgacatttgaGAAAGTAACAGAATTGAAAGCTACCTactcttctttaaaaaaaaaaaaaagagtcacATGCAGCAAAAGTCTGTTCGACTGATTTGTAGTTCTACCGTTTGGTTTCGCACTTTTTATATAATCAAGATATGCATATAATTGCTCTCTGAAtacataaatcaattattttaattataaatatgaagaaaaaaactcgTCATTACGTTATTACCAGAAACTATCTCGTATTTAAGAAATTTTCCTACATATGACACGATGAATTAATTTGATGATATTCGTGCTTcagaaaaatgttgttcaagTAGAACATGTACCATTTCATTCAACTGCCCTGTAAAAGCATTTAAGTTTATTCTTTTTCTGAGTCAATCATGCGGTCTATTGAAGGCACACATTCTGACAAATTTATAAGGTTTAGAGAATGCAGTCATTTACTGGTACTCGTTTTCAATGGTATCTTGTCACTCGTTACGGCGGAGTCACAGCCATACATGACAAGGCtagtatatgtaaataatagGGGAATTAATACGGTGTTAAAAGGTTGATTATTGTATCATTGAAGTCAATCTGTCAAATTCCATGTAACTTTCATGCTCTTTTGAATTCCATtagcggatccagaaaatttttccagtggaggggggggggggtaaattcagaggcatatacatgtataataaattctaattttttcCGAGGGTGGGGGTGTGGacactttttattttcttgttaaagattaaaaaaaacctgaaaaatatacaacttttaataaaaagaattcaTGGTGTATGTGATTTTCCTTGGCGTAtgcaatgaaaattaattacatgtactatatgaaaatatcaattatagaaCATAATAATTCAGATTAATCTTTCACTTGCgaaatcatattttcaaaagacatttttaatagatCTATCAAATGAAGTTATAGGTGTAATGAGCCTATTTGACTGCCCGAAGTTACTTCTACGTTTAACCTTCAAAATACCAAACATACGACTTGGCAGGacgataaaataaataaaaatttttcaaacaagcgattgttaaataaatatatattcatttaaacatttacaaTACAAATACAATGAGTTTTTAAGCTAGATGTAGactaatttttaataatttcatctTTCCTGTCAGTTCTAAACACTATCCCGTtgaaagcaaaaaagaaaaaaataacaaattcaaaatttctccTAAACCTACACTTGTAGGTGACAGAATTCACTTCGGACAGCCTTTCAACCATGTGAACAACAAACCTTCATTTTCTTAGGAGAGTTCTCCATAATTTCAATCTTATCAACTAAGGGATTACCTTATACTGCTTTTTGTCATACTTCGACATTGGTCCTATTAATTCTGGACCTGATAGTTGCAATTCAACATGTTTGTAagttaaaaaaagtaaacatagtttatctcaTCGAGACAAGGACTACCATTTTCCTATTacatatgaaaatcatactaaatgctctatattaaaatatcgtattgtatggtatgacacaatatcgtatcatatcttaggatacaatattgtatcgtGTAATGTGTACAATTTCATATCGaataatactttacaatattgtattatgatataatacaataatataacatatgatagaatattgtatcatatgataggacaatgtatcatttgatacgatattgtattacGATTAGATACAATATTGTCATATGATATGAATAGAAAAGGTATAATGATATGATGTTTTATCATATATCTTACCATTTATCAGTTGATACATACAATATCGTTTCTTATCTTACAATTGTATCATTTCATGATacaaatttgaaacaatatcaCAATACATGATTCAACATCGTATCacaaatatatgatacaataaactatcatattatataatatagttgcatcatttcatataaatatgatacaatataggaTCATATCATTTGATGCAATATTGtattaatacaatatcatatattttatatttggtCTAGTATTATAACTAACCTCCTGCTAAATTGCGGGGAGATCATGCATATTCCATACATCGTCAGTACAAAATATACTTCCCCTTGAGCATTATAAAGTCATTCTATAAGTACAAATGTATTATGACATCAGGTTTAAAACCCaaattgaaatttgtaaaattgttataaaacgcttcatttttattgtttattcattttatgttGGTTGGTGAAATATATTTgttacatggtttgtagttTACCTAATAATCGGTTTATACGTGGTCAGTAAATTCCATATGCTGCAAGAGTGGAGCTCCTGAGTCTCCAGATGAAATTTACTAACTCGAAATTTAATTTGGAATTTACTGATCATGTATAAGCCATATTTggtcaactacaaaccatgtaactAACATACAGTCAAACCtcgttatctcaaactagatgggcCTGGTTAAAAACTCCGAGATATCCAAGTATTTGaaatatcaagggtaaaatgctaaaaatataagtgattgggacttacaaatcactttgacataccCACAGTATTCCAGATaccaaagttcaactgtatgaTACGATAAGGTACTGTACAATTGATGCAGTATCATAGGAATATGAATCATATATTAACAATCACATCCATCGAGCAAGTCGAGTGAGGTAGGACCAGGTTTTCTACACATCCTTGATAAAGGAGATCAGCCTCTGTATCTGAAGCTAGCCTTCTGTTTCATCCccacaaacctgtaaaatttaagcaatccacaaaaattggccccacaaattttaatgattccacagtaacatGAACTATGAAAGTTGGTCACGACAGCATTTTCTGCCTCTGAAGCTAGCTCTATGTTACACATCCATGGTTACCGTTATGTTTATATTAACTGTGCAAGTCTGTTTGGATTTACCAGGACTTCATTAGGTAACCAGCTCCAAGACCCTAACACAATGTGAATTGTTCTGAAATCTTAAGCCTGCTTAAACAACTGGATAATCAACATCACTCTCTGTATCTGAAGCAAGTTctttgatttattcatataattaaATTGCATGGAAGCACACCATATAGAAAACCAGGTAGTGGATGGAAGTGCtcattttaattacatgtagattgaaatGTGACCTGCTCCAAAATCCATATCCTCCTCCAGTATCTGACACCCATAGGTCAGATTCAGCATCAAAGCCTGCCAAATGCATCAGTATTGCAAGATGCATCCTCAAtccaagtttggtgaagatagaaCCAATAATAATTCAGGTATGaccatcaaagggcacctgctctaaaaacttaaaccttataaagaataaaaacctgTATCAAAGCACATCAAGTGCATAAGTACATATGTACTACAAAGTGTAACacccatacaagtttggtgaataGGACCAGTTATAACTATTTATAACTTGAATATGGCCATCAAAGGGCATCTGCTTCAAAAACTTTTAACACCTCCAGCATATGAAATTTATGGCCCATTGCCCAGATGCCGCATCAAAGTCTGTTAAcaacgcaccatccatgcaagttcgGTGAtaataggacaagtaataacttagatccaggacctgctccaaaaactttaaccaggtctggACACCATGGTATTGCATAAGCTCTCCTCGACTTGATCTCATTAAGCTAATAGTAATAACATTAACTAACAGGTAGTAACATATAAATTTGCAAATGAAAACAATTCACCCCatctttttttacataaaaatattgtacaacatacatatataaatttaatagtaattgcattataaattaatgtacatgtatcgtcaTATACATTATTAAACATACTGGTATTTTGATCCAGAATATATTTTCTGAATGTTGCACTGTCAAATCTGATCTACAGTACAGACACTCTGTCTTCGAGTCGAATTACATAGTAAAGTCTGTCTCTAAAATCTTCACTGCCTGTTTCTGGTACATTTTCAGATGCTGAGCTCCATCCAACATGAGGAAAGGGGTTTTCCTCTgccaaaacaatttttgttgtttCTGTGGCATTTTGCACTGGTTTGGAGAATTCCATCTGCCACAAACAAGGGGCACAGTTTTCAATCATTGACTTTATTTGTGAGGTTGGGACaggaaaatcaaataaatgcttttcaTTGACAGAGttgttttcataatatttcaGCATTTGGATGGCCACAGAGTTCAAAGTTTGCATGGAGAGCTTTAGGAACATTCCCAGCATGACTGACATCTCTATCACATGATGCAGTTTCTCCAGCGAGGCTAATCTCTGGGACAATGGCTCTTCAGTTTGTACAAAGGACTCGATATTCCCCAACACAACCAGCTCTGTTGAAAGGAAAGCATGGACATAATCCTGTCGCAATTTTTCCAAGCCTATTTCAGCCAGTAGCTGAATGGCATAAATTCCGCCAGCTAAATTTGGCATTCTGAGTTTCCCTGCGCAGGCTTCTCTTACCAGCTGAGCAATAACAGTGTTATTTTTTCTGTGAACCATGGGATAGAATTCGCCATTACTAAGGACTGCAAAAACATATTTCAGTGCCTCTTCCAGCTCACTGTATGATGTGCACTGAATAAGGATGTTCCACAGATGATCAGTAAAGTCCAGGTCTTTCCGTCGATCAAAAGAAAGTGTATCTAGTCCAAGGACCTCTGACATCTCATTTTGGGGTGGTTCCTTCTCAGTTTTAGCGGCATCCCCCAGCTTTAACCTTTCAATCAGCATCTTCAGCTGCTCAAGAATTGGTGTATTGCCCTCATCTGCCAACCAAAGAATTTCTCCTGTTTCCAACCCTACAAAAACAGATCATtcaaattaatatatgaaataccAGAAAGGAAAATATTCCTGCTTTATgacaatgcaataaaataaaatctttcgGAAAAAAATCATCCTCACAAAACGGGAAAGGCTCTGTTATTTTCTCCCCCATAGATTCTTGTTATAATTGTCTTTTgagaaataaatcatattacttgagttttcttttttttaatggaaatttttgaaaggaaaaaaaattaatacattacCATTAACAAATGATCGTAGCATTTCCAACTCCCGATAAAATCCATGTGCTGTAGACCTCTCATCACCAGACATAACTTGGGCAAGGATGTGGGCTTGAGATTCAAGAGGGGGAGACTGCAATACTGCCGTACAAATGGGCTTGGACCATTTAATTTCTACAACCAAAGAACCAGCAAAATCCTGCTCATTGCTAATAATCTCCTGTAATAGTTTCCCCATCATGTCATATCTTGCcttgtatttcatttgtttctCCGCAGTCTTCATATTATGGATCTTTGGAAAATGGACATTCTTGGGCTCCGGGCAGGATACCTTAATGACTGTTGACTTCAGACATTGTTCTTCTCGAGACAGAATTAGACAGGAAGTGTGCTTTCGGTCTTGACCATCACTGAAAATAAGGATGGGGGGCCAGCTCTTTCCATCTGATGCAAGGCTGTATAAGGATGCCACCACTTTTGTCTTGTTGAATGGAATTCCCAGTTTAGTCAGAGAAGTCTTGAAGAAATGCTCTTTATTTACTTGGAAGGCAACAGGGGATTCTATATCTGACAAATCTGCATATTCTTGCATCTTCAGAGGTGAGCCTTGCGTTACGTCGTAGCTATTCATCTGCATCCTGTTTTTATTGCTTATTGATGATTCCTGTGGTAGATATTCTGAGATGTCGGGATCGGCCACTACCATACTGCCAGGTTTTTGGGCTACAATGATTGGCAATGGAACAGCCATTAAAGACCCTACGCCAGCTAACCGAGGGTCTTTCccatttgaaatataaacatattccACATCTTGCAATATCGTGTC
The nucleotide sequence above comes from Magallana gigas chromosome 2, xbMagGiga1.1, whole genome shotgun sequence. Encoded proteins:
- the LOC105327747 gene encoding protein zwilch homolog codes for the protein MDSQNVTEFGSFLSKLSPESVDTILQDVEYVYISNGKDPRLAGVGSLMAVPLPIIVAQKPGSMVVADPDISEYLPQESSISNKNRMQMNSYDVTQGSPLKMQEYADLSDIESPVAFQVNKEHFFKTSLTKLGIPFNKTKVVASLYSLASDGKSWPPILIFSDGQDRKHTSCLILSREEQCLKSTVIKVSCPEPKNVHFPKIHNMKTAEKQMKYKARYDMMGKLLQEIISNEQDFAGSLVVEIKWSKPICTAVLQSPPLESQAHILAQVMSGDERSTAHGFYRELEMLRSFVNGLETGEILWLADEGNTPILEQLKMLIERLKLGDAAKTEKEPPQNEMSEVLGLDTLSFDRRKDLDFTDHLWNILIQCTSYSELEEALKYVFAVLSNGEFYPMVHRKNNTVIAQLVREACAGKLRMPNLAGGIYAIQLLAEIGLEKLRQDYVHAFLSTELVVLGNIESFVQTEEPLSQRLASLEKLHHVIEMSVMLGMFLKLSMQTLNSVAIQMLKYYENNSVNEKHLFDFPVPTSQIKSMIENCAPCLWQMEFSKPVQNATETTKIVLAEENPFPHVGWSSASENVPETGSEDFRDRLYYVIRLEDRVSVL